One segment of Candidatus Eremiobacterota bacterium DNA contains the following:
- a CDS encoding M48 family metalloprotease, translated as MRHSLPLLALIIALFVIAAMPASAGISESEETTIGKQGAAQLEAKFGLYADAAQVLRLENLGKKIIPVTERRGLGYTFKILNTDNVNALALPGGFVYVTKGLLPLVTEEELGFVLGHEIAHVSKRHSIHQLEKQMWTDIGLVTLAAVLNKGQISQGSATTIQAASLIINSQYSRDDEREADVASCVYMVAGLGFNPRAGASFMRKMKKAGGGELPGFVNSLIGSHPLTDERIKVIEEEASRMGY; from the coding sequence ATGAGACACAGCCTGCCCTTACTCGCACTCATTATCGCGCTATTCGTCATTGCCGCCATGCCGGCCTCTGCAGGGATCTCCGAAAGTGAGGAGACCACCATCGGAAAGCAGGGCGCCGCGCAGCTCGAGGCCAAATTCGGCCTCTACGCAGATGCTGCCCAGGTCCTGCGGCTTGAAAACCTTGGGAAAAAGATTATCCCCGTCACCGAGAGGCGGGGCCTTGGCTACACCTTCAAGATCCTGAACACCGACAACGTGAACGCACTGGCGCTCCCGGGAGGCTTCGTCTATGTGACCAAGGGCCTCCTTCCCCTCGTCACCGAGGAGGAGCTCGGCTTCGTGCTGGGCCACGAGATAGCCCATGTCTCCAAAAGGCACAGCATCCACCAGCTTGAGAAGCAGATGTGGACCGACATAGGCCTTGTCACCCTCGCGGCAGTCCTCAACAAGGGGCAGATCAGCCAGGGAAGCGCGACGACCATCCAGGCCGCGAGCCTTATCATCAACAGCCAGTATAGCCGCGATGATGAAAGAGAGGCCGATGTGGCCTCCTGCGTCTACATGGTGGCGGGCCTTGGCTTCAATCCGAGAGCCGGTGCGAGCTTCATGAGGAAAATGAAAAAAGCCGGCGGCGGCGAGCTGCCGGGCTTTGTCAACTCCCTTATAGGCTCTCATCCCCTCACGGACGAGCGCATCAAGGTGATTGAGGAGGAAGCGTCCAGGATGGGTTACTGA
- a CDS encoding transglutaminase-like domain-containing protein, producing the protein MKKILFYGAALAVLFFAAAPRDLSASGIGPGTLSPEEGEYAVYYGKELAGQSRYTITEESTPGAKPLLRVAVDSSTSALVRIDQRIEFSQELRATLAADTCRPMEYTIKNSSPFVKEETVMRFGERAAEVRRATEGATVERKLPYEEVPFITDLSSPSGGTFNVALLTLLVRQKKLLESETLAVKGLAAGAFAHVELLFTREGTETLGGRQAMVYRVKEKSEGCENAHRLFIAPDKGGTILRMESPSLNYSYVKEKARRVLTPPDIGAAFALSIPFDVKNCASLRAKIALKVLGEATGKEKLARSCQSFEGAFQDGVLQGTLSSRSISLKTLPRKAFPCEYSQDLVKQYCQPEFLVESDDSLVAAKARDIVKGAATVGEATGRLGAWVYEQVAFAYTGGSAKATLIAMKGDWVPRTRLFIALLRSAGIPARSAGGLLVSENIAGNYLWAEAYLGEEAGWVPFDVAMGQVEYFSANHLTLWTGGMWDPYTFKPQCSLVEYREEPRPKGTKFTVK; encoded by the coding sequence ATGAAAAAAATACTGTTTTACGGAGCGGCCCTCGCGGTTCTTTTCTTTGCGGCGGCGCCGCGGGATCTTTCTGCCTCAGGAATCGGCCCGGGCACCCTCTCTCCCGAAGAAGGGGAATACGCCGTCTATTACGGGAAGGAACTGGCGGGGCAGAGCCGCTATACGATAACGGAAGAGAGCACCCCGGGGGCAAAGCCCCTGCTGCGGGTGGCGGTGGATTCCTCGACCTCAGCCCTTGTGAGGATTGACCAGAGAATAGAGTTTTCCCAGGAGCTCCGGGCGACCCTTGCAGCGGACACGTGCAGGCCCATGGAGTACACCATAAAGAACTCTTCGCCCTTCGTCAAGGAAGAGACAGTGATGCGCTTCGGAGAGAGAGCCGCCGAGGTGAGGCGCGCCACGGAAGGGGCAACGGTGGAACGGAAGCTCCCTTATGAAGAAGTCCCCTTTATCACCGACCTTTCGAGCCCCTCGGGAGGCACCTTCAACGTGGCCCTTCTCACGCTGCTGGTGAGGCAGAAAAAGCTGCTGGAAAGTGAAACGCTTGCCGTGAAGGGCCTCGCAGCAGGAGCCTTCGCTCACGTGGAGCTTCTCTTCACCAGGGAGGGCACAGAGACGCTTGGGGGAAGGCAGGCTATGGTCTACCGCGTGAAAGAAAAGTCCGAAGGGTGTGAAAATGCCCACCGGCTTTTCATCGCACCTGACAAGGGAGGCACCATCCTCAGGATGGAGTCGCCCTCTCTCAATTATAGCTATGTGAAGGAAAAGGCCCGCCGCGTTCTCACCCCGCCCGACATAGGAGCGGCATTTGCCTTATCGATCCCCTTCGATGTGAAAAACTGCGCATCGCTCCGGGCCAAAATCGCCCTGAAGGTGCTTGGCGAGGCCACAGGGAAGGAGAAGCTGGCGAGAAGCTGCCAGAGCTTTGAGGGAGCTTTCCAGGACGGCGTGCTCCAGGGGACCCTCTCCTCCCGGAGCATATCCCTGAAGACTCTTCCCCGGAAGGCTTTCCCCTGCGAGTATTCACAGGACCTTGTCAAGCAATACTGCCAGCCTGAGTTTCTGGTGGAATCCGATGACAGCCTTGTTGCGGCAAAGGCCCGCGATATCGTGAAGGGCGCGGCGACGGTCGGCGAGGCCACCGGGCGCCTTGGCGCCTGGGTCTATGAACAGGTGGCATTTGCCTACACGGGAGGCTCTGCCAAGGCCACGCTCATCGCCATGAAGGGCGACTGGGTCCCAAGAACGAGGCTTTTCATAGCCCTTTTAAGGAGCGCAGGGATCCCCGCCCGGTCCGCCGGGGGGCTCCTGGTCTCCGAGAATATCGCGGGGAACTATCTCTGGGCCGAAGCCTATCTTGGAGAAGAGGCGGGATGGGTGCCTTTCGATGTGGCCATGGGGCAGGTGGAGTATTTCTCGGCAAACCACCTCACCCTCTGGACCGGCGGCATGTGGGATCCTTACACCTTCAAGCCCCAGTGCTCCCTTGTGGAATACAGGGAAGAGCCCCGGCCCAAGGGCACCAAGTTCACGGTTAAATAG
- the murB gene encoding UDP-N-acetylmuramate dehydrogenase, which translates to MSRDVALAPYTTYGIGGRADYFWEAPSLDSLKKGLHFAGDEGIPLFLLGGGSNVLFADEGIRGMVLRNAASGLVFRGSTVMADSGLPLECLLKEARALSLGGLEFLAGIPGTVGGALYGNAGAYGRSISETLVKATLIDAGGIEREVGPDYFEFRYRHSSLKHTREIILTATLELRERDSDSIGREMEAIMAERREKHPWHHGSCGCFFKNVATDDPGGRKLAAGKLLDSVGARGLARGRALVYEKHCNFLINAGGATARDILSLAALLKEKVREAHHITLEEEVQIIGERPPWERSI; encoded by the coding sequence TTGTCCAGAGATGTCGCCCTCGCCCCTTATACCACGTACGGCATTGGGGGCAGAGCCGATTATTTCTGGGAGGCGCCCTCACTTGACTCGCTGAAAAAAGGCCTGCACTTTGCAGGGGACGAGGGGATCCCCCTCTTTCTGCTGGGAGGGGGAAGCAACGTGCTCTTTGCCGACGAGGGGATAAGGGGGATGGTGCTCAGAAATGCCGCCTCCGGTCTTGTGTTCCGGGGGAGCACCGTCATGGCCGATTCAGGGCTCCCGCTTGAGTGCCTTCTCAAGGAGGCTCGCGCCTTATCGCTTGGAGGCCTGGAGTTCCTGGCGGGAATACCGGGAACGGTGGGCGGCGCTCTCTACGGGAATGCCGGTGCTTACGGAAGAAGCATCTCCGAAACCCTGGTGAAGGCCACACTCATCGACGCCGGCGGAATAGAGAGAGAGGTGGGCCCCGATTACTTTGAATTCCGCTACCGCCACAGCTCCCTCAAGCACACCAGGGAGATCATCCTCACGGCCACGCTCGAGCTCAGAGAGCGCGACAGTGACTCCATAGGCCGTGAGATGGAAGCCATCATGGCAGAGCGCAGGGAGAAGCACCCCTGGCATCATGGCTCCTGCGGCTGCTTCTTCAAGAATGTCGCCACCGATGACCCGGGAGGGAGGAAGCTCGCGGCCGGAAAGCTCCTTGACAGCGTGGGCGCCAGAGGCCTCGCCAGGGGCAGGGCCCTCGTCTATGAAAAGCACTGCAACTTCCTGATAAACGCCGGCGGCGCCACGGCCCGCGACATCCTCTCCCTGGCGGCGCTGCTGAAGGAAAAAGTGAGAGAAGCCCACCACATCACTCTTGAAGAGGAAGTGCAGATAATCGGCGAGAGACCGCCCTGGGAGCGCTCTATTTAA
- a CDS encoding Ig-like domain-containing protein, with product MRPFFFLALFLLFTALPASAQFFNITSSSPRHGSIDVPLDVSLFVNFNHQIRVQSIRKDILFEGTTGKAVPTEVTYSDTEETIYIHPKIPLKPGTYYVIYLQDVQATSSSILHHDHNTIGFTTRGGHLQVATYVSPAELTLPPGGVKDVTYTFIETGGGLAELMQSILVYEDSGGRLLSKSSETMKLIIGGNKTTKFPSSIAIPQDVGTMMKGQTIMVRRTFVGLDHDANKIELRTGARVTITDPTAPSIRINEVAIKAPEYGMMIPKGSIISAEGRIRGIGSGDIHGSFILNGKPLSFFVAKMQNGEMVKVLASEKAFAETEGKNTLSMQLISPEKRVSEEVDYFVATSPSALPILIKPADASSFTLPGGTPPLFRWSSNPSAVAYFIAIGKNRTFAKEDWIKCETNSYTPDWVKWGNLGSGSFYWAVKPIFYNSQEGKESSPFTFTITKK from the coding sequence ATGAGGCCATTTTTCTTTCTTGCGCTCTTTCTGCTGTTCACAGCCCTGCCTGCATCGGCGCAGTTCTTCAACATCACGAGCTCCTCGCCCCGGCATGGCTCCATCGATGTGCCCCTGGACGTCTCGCTCTTTGTCAATTTCAACCACCAGATCAGGGTGCAGAGCATTCGGAAGGACATCCTTTTCGAGGGAACGACGGGGAAAGCGGTCCCCACCGAGGTGACTTACTCCGACACCGAGGAGACCATTTATATCCACCCCAAGATCCCCCTCAAGCCGGGCACCTACTATGTGATATACCTCCAGGATGTCCAGGCGACAAGCTCGTCAATCCTCCACCATGATCACAACACGATAGGCTTCACCACCAGGGGGGGGCACCTTCAGGTGGCTACCTATGTGTCGCCTGCCGAACTCACCCTCCCTCCGGGTGGCGTCAAGGACGTGACCTATACCTTCATTGAGACTGGAGGAGGCCTCGCGGAGCTCATGCAGAGCATCCTGGTCTATGAGGACTCGGGAGGAAGGCTGCTCTCCAAGTCAAGCGAGACCATGAAGCTCATCATCGGAGGAAACAAGACCACCAAGTTTCCCTCTTCCATCGCCATCCCCCAGGATGTGGGCACCATGATGAAGGGGCAGACCATCATGGTGAGAAGGACCTTCGTGGGGCTCGACCATGATGCCAACAAGATTGAGCTGAGGACCGGGGCCAGGGTGACCATCACGGATCCCACGGCCCCCTCGATCCGCATCAACGAGGTGGCCATAAAGGCCCCTGAATACGGGATGATGATCCCCAAAGGCTCCATCATCTCAGCGGAAGGACGCATCAGGGGGATAGGGAGCGGCGACATCCACGGCTCCTTCATCCTGAACGGGAAGCCTCTCTCCTTCTTCGTGGCAAAGATGCAGAACGGCGAGATGGTGAAGGTCCTCGCATCTGAAAAGGCCTTCGCCGAGACGGAGGGAAAGAATACCCTCTCGATGCAGCTCATCTCTCCTGAAAAAAGAGTCTCCGAAGAGGTGGACTACTTTGTCGCCACTTCGCCTTCGGCCCTTCCGATCCTTATCAAGCCTGCCGATGCCTCATCATTTACCCTGCCGGGAGGGACCCCTCCCTTGTTCAGGTGGTCATCAAACCCGTCGGCTGTCGCTTATTTCATCGCCATTGGAAAAAACAGGACTTTCGCCAAGGAAGACTGGATTAAATGCGAGACCAATTCCTACACTCCTGACTGGGTAAAATGGGGAAACCTGGGCTCGGGCTCCTTTTACTGGGCCGTCAAGCCCATCTTTTACAACAGCCAGGAAGGAAAGGAATCAAGCCCCTTTACCTTCACCATCACCAAGAAATGA
- a CDS encoding PilT/PilU family type 4a pilus ATPase, producing MYRLEDLLKEVIGRGGSDLHLCSQSPPIMRLYGKLVKLDNRVSSPQEVSAMISGILTEEQKYELASKKNIDFAFEISIAGNSQRFRANVYYQRYGVDGVFRVIPSKIPSLGELNLPKALEVFTTVPEGLILITGSAGSGKTTTLSSILDMINSRHRLHIITIEDPVEFVIPIKQCLINQRQVGLHTRSFAAALRAAIREDPDIIVVGEMRDLETIQMAIIAAETGHCVFGTMHTAGAVKTIDRIIDSFNVDQQQQVRAMLSDSLRGVIGQQLLTRADGWGLIPAVEILLATRPVCNTIREGKTHQLSTIIQTGRAQGMQMMDDEILKLLQEGKIEAETAYEYAVEKKNFEPYLKKTGKMGY from the coding sequence ATGTACAGGCTGGAAGATCTTTTAAAGGAAGTGATAGGCCGGGGAGGCTCGGATCTCCATCTCTGCTCCCAGTCCCCTCCCATCATGAGGCTCTACGGCAAGCTGGTAAAGCTTGACAACCGCGTGAGCTCCCCCCAGGAGGTCTCGGCGATGATAAGCGGGATCCTCACTGAGGAGCAGAAATATGAGCTCGCCTCCAAGAAGAACATCGATTTCGCCTTTGAGATCTCCATTGCGGGAAACTCCCAGCGCTTCCGCGCAAACGTCTATTACCAGCGCTACGGCGTGGACGGCGTGTTCAGGGTGATTCCCTCCAAGATCCCCTCTCTCGGCGAGCTGAACCTGCCCAAGGCCCTCGAGGTCTTTACCACCGTCCCTGAAGGGCTCATCCTCATCACCGGCTCGGCGGGGAGCGGGAAAACCACGACGCTCTCGAGCATCCTGGACATGATAAACTCCAGGCACCGGCTCCACATCATCACCATAGAGGACCCCGTGGAGTTTGTCATCCCCATCAAGCAGTGCCTCATCAACCAGCGCCAGGTGGGCCTCCATACCCGCTCCTTTGCGGCGGCCCTCAGGGCTGCCATAAGGGAGGACCCCGACATCATAGTGGTGGGCGAGATGCGGGACCTGGAGACGATACAGATGGCCATAATTGCCGCCGAAACGGGGCACTGCGTCTTTGGCACGATGCACACTGCCGGCGCCGTGAAAACCATTGACAGGATCATTGACTCCTTCAATGTTGACCAGCAGCAGCAGGTGCGGGCAATGCTCTCCGATTCACTCCGCGGCGTCATCGGGCAGCAGCTCCTCACGAGGGCCGACGGGTGGGGCCTCATCCCCGCCGTCGAGATCCTGCTGGCCACGAGGCCTGTCTGCAACACCATCAGGGAGGGCAAGACCCACCAGCTTTCCACCATTATCCAGACCGGGAGGGCCCAGGGGATGCAGATGATGGACGATGAGATCCTGAAGCTTCTCCAGGAGGGTAAGATAGAGGCCGAGACAGCCTATGAGTACGCCGTGGAAAAGAAGAACTTTGAGCCCTATCTCAAGAAGACGGGGAAGATGGGCTATTAA
- a CDS encoding type IV pilus twitching motility protein PilT, which translates to MKDPRYEYEQSLNKGTEQGRPAADVRFSPNGAAKLQGQQPGKIQGASLGGDEKGSAISPYLPEMVTMDLISRPTAHRVTLAALFKAMGDNNASDLHLTPGVSPIFRVNGDIFISNLPVISNEDLETILIPLLNEDQYMKFNEAGDIDFAIEVPRFARYRINYYAHHRGIGAVFRMIPLVPRDIEDLNLPPVVKNIVEFKRGLVLVTGPTGSGKTTTLAAMLNYLNRNRNAHIITIEDPLEYVHINNKCLITHRELGVHANSFADALRASIREDPDVILVGEMRDMETMDLALKAAEMGLLVLSTLHTIDAAKSVDRIIDSFPLKQQEQIRLVLSQTLKAVIAQQLVKRKDLEGRYPAVEVLIATKGLSSLIRDGKTHQISSIIQTGADVGMQSLDQAFIDLIRKGIIRKEEVRSKVNDIKLFERAGITF; encoded by the coding sequence ATGAAAGATCCGCGTTATGAATATGAGCAGTCCCTCAACAAGGGCACAGAGCAGGGCCGCCCTGCCGCCGATGTGAGGTTTTCTCCCAACGGGGCCGCGAAGCTTCAGGGCCAGCAGCCCGGGAAGATCCAGGGGGCCTCTCTCGGGGGCGACGAAAAAGGCTCTGCAATCTCGCCGTATCTGCCCGAGATGGTGACCATGGATCTCATCTCGCGCCCCACGGCCCACCGCGTGACTCTTGCGGCGCTCTTCAAAGCCATGGGCGACAATAACGCCTCCGATCTGCACCTCACGCCCGGAGTTTCTCCCATATTCAGGGTCAACGGCGATATTTTCATCAGCAATCTTCCCGTGATAAGCAACGAGGACCTGGAGACCATCCTCATCCCGCTCCTCAACGAGGACCAGTATATGAAATTCAACGAGGCCGGCGACATTGACTTCGCCATCGAGGTGCCGCGCTTCGCCCGCTACCGGATAAACTATTATGCCCATCACCGCGGGATAGGCGCCGTGTTCCGCATGATCCCCCTGGTCCCCAGGGATATTGAAGACCTGAACCTGCCCCCGGTGGTGAAAAACATCGTGGAGTTCAAAAGAGGGCTTGTTCTTGTCACAGGCCCCACGGGATCCGGCAAGACCACCACCCTTGCCGCGATGCTCAACTATCTTAACAGGAACAGGAACGCCCATATCATCACCATCGAGGACCCCCTTGAATATGTGCATATCAACAACAAGTGCCTTATCACCCACAGGGAGCTCGGCGTCCATGCCAACTCTTTTGCCGATGCCCTCCGCGCCTCGATAAGGGAAGATCCCGACGTGATACTTGTCGGAGAGATGAGAGACATGGAAACGATGGATCTGGCCCTGAAAGCTGCGGAGATGGGCCTTCTTGTGCTCTCGACCCTTCATACCATCGATGCGGCAAAGTCGGTGGACAGGATAATCGACTCATTCCCCCTCAAGCAGCAGGAACAGATCCGCCTTGTGCTCTCCCAGACCCTCAAAGCCGTCATTGCCCAGCAGCTCGTGAAGCGCAAGGACCTGGAGGGCCGTTACCCCGCCGTGGAAGTGCTGATTGCCACCAAGGGGCTCTCAAGCCTCATCAGGGATGGAAAAACGCACCAGATATCGAGCATCATTCAGACCGGTGCCGACGTGGGGATGCAGTCTCTTGACCAGGCCTTCATCGATCTCATCAGGAAGGGGATAATCAGGAAAGAGGAAGTGCGGTCGAAGGTGAACGATATCAAGCTCTTTGAGAGGGCCGGCATTACCTTTTAG